A segment of the Sphingomonas kaistensis genome:
AGCACACCCGCACGCCCTGCGCCGGCAGGTCGAACGGCGGCGACGACGGCTCGGCGCCGAACAGGGTGCGATAGGTTTCGAGGCTGCGCTCGATCGACGGGGTGGCGACCCCGACATGGTTCAGGCGTCCGAGTTTCATAGCGGGATGTTGTCGTGCTTCTTCCACGGGTTCTCGAGGCTCTTGTCCTTAAGCTTGCGCAGGCCCAGCGCGACCTTGCGGCGGGTCTCCTGCGGCTGGATGACGTCGTCGATGAAGCCCATGCTCGCCGCCACGAAGGGGTTGGCGAAGCGGTCTTCATATTCCTTGGTGCGGGCGGCGATCAGGTCGGCGTCGCCGCGGTCCTGGCGGAAGATGATCTCCACCGCGCCCTTGGCGCCCATCACCGCGATTTCGGCGGTCGGCCAGGCGTAGTTCAAGTCGCCGCGCAAATGCTTGGAGGCCATGACGTCATAGGCCCCGCCATAGGCCTTGCGGGTGATGACCGTGATCTTGGGAACGGTCGCCTCGGCATAAGCGAACAGCAGTTTCGCGCCATGCTTGATGATGCCGTTATGCTCCTGCCCGACGCCGGGGAGGAAGCCCGGCACGTCGACAAAGGTCAGCAGCGGGATGTCGAACGCGTCGCAGAAGCGGACAAAGCGCGCGGCCTTCTTGGAAGAGTTGATGTCGAGCACGCCGGCCAGAACCATCGGCTGGTTGGCGACCACGCCGACGGTGCGGCCTTCGATGCGGCAGAAGCCGATGATGATGTTGGCGGCGTGCGCGGGCTGAAGTTCGAAGAAGTCGCCTTCGTCAGCGACCTTCCGGATCAGCTCGTGCATGTCGTAGGGCTGGTTGGCGCTGGGCGGGATCAGCGTGTCGAGGCTCGGCTCGGCGCGGTCCCACGGATCCTCGCTCGGCCGCTCGGGCACTGACACCCGGTTGGACAGCGGCAGGAAGTCGAAGAATTCCCGCGCCGCCAGCAGCGCGTCGATGTCGTTCTCGAGCG
Coding sequences within it:
- a CDS encoding acyl-CoA carboxylase subunit beta, which encodes MSSTIAELERRREAAHVGGGTRRIDAQHAKGRLTARERLAVLLDEGSFEEVDAFVEHNATEFGMADQRFPGDGVVTGSGTINGRLVYVFAQDFTVFGGSLSERHAQKICKIMDAAMKVGAPVIGLNDSGGARIQEGVASLAGYAEVFQRNVLASGVVPQLSLIMGPCAGGAVYSPAMTDFIFMVKDSSYMFVTGPEVVKTVTNEVVTQEELGGAVTHTTKSSVADLALENDIDALLAAREFFDFLPLSNRVSVPERPSEDPWDRAEPSLDTLIPPSANQPYDMHELIRKVADEGDFFELQPAHAANIIIGFCRIEGRTVGVVANQPMVLAGVLDINSSKKAARFVRFCDAFDIPLLTFVDVPGFLPGVGQEHNGIIKHGAKLLFAYAEATVPKITVITRKAYGGAYDVMASKHLRGDLNYAWPTAEIAVMGAKGAVEIIFRQDRGDADLIAARTKEYEDRFANPFVAASMGFIDDVIQPQETRRKVALGLRKLKDKSLENPWKKHDNIPL